Proteins encoded in a region of the Uloborus diversus isolate 005 chromosome 1, Udiv.v.3.1, whole genome shotgun sequence genome:
- the LOC129234680 gene encoding uncharacterized protein LOC129234680, which produces MSDVDRERLAVPAAHSVFSQHTNSGSYSGTSVAGTSSAAPPFAPRPHYGQQVRQQHQQRLHSTAASSRSGGTSHTDRIPPSAVSATSSSSTTECNIHEICYYFQQAIFILAIMTGVALVIAGAVMHVQNGELLVLVYIGVLLGAVNTVLLTIQCCVRRKQKKRSRAYRSTRPQQGPPSSAPSSAVIRYDPLSNPLLSTTQTVSSGDVQQYHYKHYHIHSPNVTQPAFQEFPVQQGIFAQSPTESSQTRFHHGVPYHRSGSVAGHHRHTKGLYQKSPPLGQAHRPLLNTLGPQQPNLRSDVCPQESYKTTVAPPSYEDILRSGRLPQDGTTVHLI; this is translated from the exons aTGTCTGATGTGGACCGCGAACGACTCGCGGTGCCTGCAGCTCATAGTGTTTTCTCACAACACACAAATTCTGGAAGTTACAGTGGTACCAGTGTTGCTGGTACATCTTCAGCAGCTCCACCTTTTGCACCTCGCCCTCACTATGGCCAACAAGTTCGGCAACAGCATCAGCAACGATTGCATAGTACGGCTGCCTCTAGTAGGAGTGGAGGGACCTCTCACACCGATCGTATTCCCCCTTCTGCAGTGTCAGCAACTTCATCTTCATCCACAACTGAGTGCAATATCCATGAGATCTGCTATTACTTCCAACAGGCAATATTCATTCTGGCCATCATGACTGGCGTAGCCCTGGTCATTGCTGGTGCGGTTATGCATGTTCAGAATGGTGAGCTTTTAGTTCTTGTGTACATAGGTGTACTCCTTGGAGCCGTGAACACTGTACTTCTTACAATTCAATGCTGTGTTCGCCGTAAGCAAAAAAAGCGGTCTCGGGCTTATCGTTCCACACGTCCACAACAAGGACCACCCTCCTCTGCACCATCAAGTGCTGTCATCCGCTATGATCCTCTCAGTAATCCTCTACTTTCTACCACCCAAACTGTTTCATCTGGAGATGTTCAGCAATATCATTATAAACACTACCACATACATTCTCCAAATGTTACTCAACCTGCTTTTCAAGAGTTCCCTGTGCAACAAGGCATATTTGCCCAATCTCCTACAGAATCATCTCAAACACGATTTCATCATGGAGTACCTTACCACAGATCTGGATCTGTAGCTGGACATCACCGCCATACCAAAGGACTCTACCAAAAGTCTCCACCGTTAGGTCAAGCTCATCGTCCTCTGCTCAACACTTTAGGGCCCCAACAGCCAAATTTAAG ATCTGATGTTTGTCCTCAAGAATCATACAAAACCACTGTTGCACCTCCTAGCTATGAAGATATACTTCGTTCTGGGCGACTTCCTCAAGATGGCACAACAGTTCACTTAATTTAA